From Rhodopseudomonas palustris, a single genomic window includes:
- a CDS encoding ExeM/NucH family extracellular endonuclease, translating to MSTTPHILANGDFVQDWSNTGLITIDDNWSDVASIVGYLGDINAGTPTAVDPRSLTAADLGAVDVLANQTAPNTLTNGGVAEFQIANPTIALNGSGTADAPSLVIHLDATGRQDVRLSFNARDIDGSTDDALQSVAVQYRLGSSGPWTNVAGGYAADVTTKGAATQVTPFDLLLPAEVNGRSDLQVRVLTTNAAGNDEWVGIDDIRVTSSSPSPVETQSVAFASGSIAVSHDEGNTGSTLFQFTVDRSGGTTGDVAFSGSIASNQADAADFVGGKPVSFSGTIPAGQQSAVVTIAVAGDTADEANETFTLTLDNVANSASVATTIGSAATATGTIVNDDVGITKISAIQGEGASSAMVGQTVTVDAIVVGDFQNGDSDNSRNLNGFYLQEEITDSDGNVRTSEAIFVYGGSTDVQIGDRVRVTGTVNEYFGLTQLVASSIAVVQAGAVSDISSMATAIDLPSVGTTLSQDGDYQPDLEAYEGMLVTIPQTLTITEQYNLDRFNEIKLVAGDRPEQFTQENAPDAAAYQAYLAELGARTITYDDGLNTQNESITNLDGFGPVYNTDTAPRMGDTITGLTGVLDYQWAGNSTSGATWRIRSAEDGTNTFVDSATPRTAAPDDVGGTLKVASFNVLNYFKTLDVGPATTAIGEDPRGADSAAELARQTTKLVNTILKMDVDVLALTELENDFLPGSSGNAIEYLVAQLNAEAGAGTYAWVNPGQQFVGGDAIAVGFIYRTADVKIADGTTIEILNDSDLPGLGLSGLLSQSTVGQIFDGENTSRNALAVTFEQISTGETFTAIANHLKSKSGTGTGADADQGDGQGNWQNQRELATVALTAWAQSDPTGSGDSDVLLLGDFNGYAKEQSIGLLEGAGYENLQTREDGAYSYVFDGQTGTLDYAFANDSMASQITGVTTWHINADEADALDYNTDYGRDTAIFDGTQPVRVSDHDPVIIGLDLGDDLSDVAYTLQILHASDFEAGLNAVGRAGNFAAIVDYLEDTYENSITLSSGDNFIPSPFFSAGSDASLKEVYETALETYYGLAAGTLNISPGFGTADISMLNIIGIQASAIGNHEFDAGTNPFAAIIRQTGSFPGAQFPYLSANLDFSGDSNLSGLYTSTIQDAANYTGFPPAAGIGKKIAPATIIEEGGERIGVVGATTQIVQSISSTGGVEVIGDNVDDMAALAAILQPTIDGLLAQGINKIILVSHLQQLALEKALAPLLHGVDVIIAGGSHTLLADETDVLRAGDAAADTYPIVTANADGNTTLIVNTSGEYSYVGRLVVDFDAQGNVIYTANSAVNGAYASTEEVVSSLYDGSTTVDVDNDGDVDADDADPFAEGSRGDLVNDIAQAVGGVIDAQDGNIFGKTDVYLEGRRSEVRTEETNLGNLSADANLWYAQKVDPAVLVSIKNGGGVRDSIGYVYAVGGDAVENPPLANASVGKEAGDVSQLDIANSLRFNNALSMVTVTADQLLKVLEHAVAATTATATPGQFAQVGGIAFSFDKDFPVGDRVQSAALIDESGRLVLTLVENGELAVDPNMAIRVVTLSFLLTGGDGYPFASFIAANPAFANVVNLTPDLVPDAGQRANFAAEGTEQDAFAEYMAAKYSETAYGEADTDRAHDTRIQNLDYRTDTVLLSMPVDLAGDEGDNELTGSSGDDRLAGLGGDDVLIGLGGDDNLDGGEGDDTLDGGEGDDVLAGGAGDDTLDGGAGDDRLAGDEGDDTLLGGDGDDVLIGGDGYDTLQGGAGNDELVAGEGDSADGGDGDDLIVVSTDDGIPTSIDGGDGNDTVKLIGSGTGSLAATLDVENLRVAEGNWSVAGSEAYDRVSVQQGATLNSSIVVDHNDRIVIEAGGKLGVSGNALVWQGGGDAIVDNAGEIDGSTRALTTAAGATGSLTLNNAAGGAVRGTVTPQQAGQADATITINNAGLIEAAGRVLDFRSFDTNGASAVINNLAGGIIRQHGTNTDVIRPGNDGVVNNWGTITTDASFVGGGDLIDFQSDTGGKVTNYAGGLLEGARHTVTGDNAVTVVNHGTMIGRNGSAVNLDTDGSLAQKAFITNYGVMEGRSAELSDSDGDAIDVDGLVQVLNYGKISGLGAEGYHDGEPNVSEAIAIGGGDIVNNATGEIYGYGRAIQVDNSSNSNALGATIIVNDGLIKGDGRGPEGVSAADAARFDLRGNEAINLVGDYEDFVGNNASGRIVGGISMGGGRDTLNNSGSIVATGGSAIDMGAGNDQVNLYVGAAVIGTILLGAGDDVALSTAAGGFVIDGGAGSDTIAMDYTYGGDDVLVGGDGDDYIYAGAGNDQLDGGADNDTLFGNDGDDLIRGGAGDDTIDGGAGADTATYAGNFAGYATSLNTDGSLIVTDQAGTDGADKLSNIEQLVFTDGAWTLRTGTDGNDTIAGGTGNDLVFGGAGNDTFIGGYGLDRYDGGAGDDTIDYSLIDFRLTVDLGAGRAYYPDYLPGADHLFSVENAIGTAFGDTLIGTDGANVLNGGLGDDLLFGGAGNDTLIGGGGDDVLRGGSGDDSIDGGAGFDTLDLSDATGAVTISFTAGTATGAGIGTDHFTGIESFVLGEGADRVTGGNGADVINGGGGNDVIAGGAGNDKLFGGAGDDSLDGGSGDDVVDGGIGNDTLKGGSGVDIISGGDGNDDIDGGSENDILNGGAGNDIIKGGSGADIITGGAGNDILTGGSGADVFVFAAGFGKDIVTDFATKGSSADVLQFSSNMFANFTDVMSHTTQVGNDVVVTLDADNSLTLTNTQIGSLAADDFRFV from the coding sequence ATGTCGACGACCCCTCATATCCTGGCGAACGGCGATTTTGTGCAGGATTGGTCCAACACCGGCTTGATCACGATCGACGACAATTGGAGCGACGTCGCGTCGATCGTCGGCTATCTCGGCGACATCAACGCAGGCACTCCCACTGCTGTGGACCCGCGCTCGCTGACCGCGGCCGATCTCGGCGCAGTCGACGTGCTCGCCAACCAGACCGCGCCGAATACGCTGACCAATGGTGGTGTTGCCGAATTCCAGATCGCGAATCCGACCATTGCGCTGAACGGCTCGGGAACCGCCGACGCGCCGAGCCTGGTGATCCATCTGGATGCGACCGGCCGGCAGGACGTGCGATTGAGCTTCAACGCGCGCGATATCGACGGCAGCACGGACGACGCGCTTCAGTCGGTCGCGGTGCAGTACCGGCTCGGTTCGAGCGGGCCGTGGACCAACGTGGCCGGCGGCTACGCGGCCGACGTGACCACCAAGGGCGCCGCGACCCAGGTCACGCCGTTCGATCTGCTTCTCCCGGCCGAGGTCAACGGCCGCAGCGATCTGCAGGTTCGGGTGCTGACAACGAATGCGGCCGGCAACGACGAGTGGGTCGGGATCGACGACATCCGCGTCACCAGTTCGTCGCCGTCGCCGGTCGAAACCCAAAGCGTCGCCTTCGCGTCGGGCTCGATTGCGGTGTCGCACGACGAGGGCAACACCGGATCGACCCTGTTCCAATTCACCGTCGATCGCAGCGGCGGCACCACTGGCGACGTTGCGTTCTCCGGCTCGATCGCGTCGAATCAGGCCGACGCGGCCGATTTCGTTGGCGGCAAGCCGGTCAGCTTCAGCGGCACCATCCCGGCCGGGCAGCAGTCCGCGGTCGTGACCATTGCAGTGGCCGGCGACACGGCTGACGAAGCCAACGAGACCTTCACGCTGACGCTGGACAATGTCGCCAATTCCGCATCCGTCGCCACCACGATCGGCAGCGCCGCGACGGCGACCGGCACGATCGTCAACGACGATGTCGGCATCACCAAGATCAGCGCGATCCAGGGCGAAGGCGCCAGCAGCGCGATGGTCGGCCAGACCGTCACCGTCGACGCCATCGTGGTCGGCGACTTCCAGAACGGCGACTCCGACAACAGCCGCAACCTCAACGGCTTCTATCTCCAGGAGGAAATCACCGATTCGGACGGTAATGTCCGGACCTCCGAGGCGATCTTCGTGTATGGCGGCTCGACCGACGTCCAGATCGGCGACCGCGTCCGTGTCACCGGCACGGTCAACGAATATTTCGGCCTGACCCAGCTCGTCGCCAGCAGCATCGCGGTCGTGCAGGCCGGCGCGGTGTCGGACATCAGCTCAATGGCGACCGCGATCGACCTCCCGAGCGTCGGTACCACGCTGAGCCAGGACGGTGACTACCAGCCCGATCTCGAAGCCTATGAAGGCATGCTGGTCACCATCCCGCAGACCCTGACCATCACCGAGCAGTACAATCTCGATCGCTTCAACGAGATCAAGCTGGTGGCCGGCGACCGTCCCGAGCAGTTCACCCAAGAGAACGCGCCCGACGCCGCCGCCTATCAGGCCTATCTGGCCGAGCTCGGCGCCCGCACCATTACCTATGACGACGGCCTCAACACCCAGAACGAGTCGATCACCAATCTCGACGGTTTCGGCCCGGTCTACAACACCGACACCGCGCCGCGGATGGGCGACACCATCACCGGCCTGACCGGCGTGCTCGACTATCAGTGGGCCGGCAATTCGACCTCGGGCGCGACCTGGCGGATCCGGTCGGCCGAGGACGGCACCAACACCTTCGTCGACAGCGCGACGCCGCGCACCGCGGCGCCCGACGACGTCGGCGGCACGCTGAAAGTGGCCAGCTTCAACGTCCTCAACTACTTCAAGACGCTCGATGTCGGCCCGGCCACCACTGCGATCGGCGAGGATCCGCGCGGCGCCGACAGCGCCGCCGAGTTGGCGCGGCAGACCACCAAGCTGGTCAACACCATCCTGAAGATGGACGTCGACGTGCTGGCGCTGACCGAACTCGAAAACGACTTCCTTCCCGGCTCCTCCGGCAACGCGATCGAATATCTGGTCGCCCAGCTCAACGCCGAGGCCGGCGCGGGCACCTATGCGTGGGTCAACCCCGGCCAACAATTCGTCGGTGGCGACGCCATCGCGGTCGGTTTCATCTATCGCACCGCCGACGTGAAGATCGCGGACGGCACCACCATCGAGATCCTCAACGACTCCGATCTCCCCGGGCTCGGCCTCTCCGGCCTGCTCAGCCAGAGCACGGTCGGGCAGATCTTCGACGGCGAGAACACCAGCCGCAACGCGCTCGCGGTGACCTTCGAGCAGATCTCCACTGGCGAGACCTTCACGGCGATCGCCAATCACCTCAAATCCAAGAGCGGCACCGGCACCGGCGCCGACGCCGATCAGGGTGACGGCCAGGGCAACTGGCAGAATCAGCGCGAACTGGCGACCGTCGCCCTGACCGCTTGGGCGCAGAGCGATCCGACCGGCTCGGGCGACAGCGACGTGCTGCTGCTCGGCGACTTCAACGGCTACGCCAAGGAGCAGTCGATCGGCCTGCTCGAGGGCGCCGGCTACGAGAACCTGCAGACCCGCGAGGATGGCGCCTATTCCTACGTCTTCGACGGCCAGACCGGCACGCTCGACTACGCCTTCGCCAACGACAGCATGGCGTCGCAGATCACCGGCGTGACCACCTGGCACATCAATGCCGACGAAGCCGATGCGCTCGACTACAACACCGACTACGGTCGTGACACCGCGATCTTCGACGGCACTCAGCCGGTGCGGGTGTCGGACCACGATCCGGTCATCATCGGGCTCGATCTCGGCGACGATCTGTCCGACGTGGCCTACACGCTGCAAATCCTGCACGCCTCCGATTTCGAAGCGGGCCTCAATGCGGTGGGTCGCGCCGGCAATTTCGCGGCTATCGTCGACTATCTGGAAGACACCTACGAGAACTCGATCACGCTGTCGTCGGGCGACAATTTCATCCCGAGCCCGTTCTTCAGCGCCGGCAGCGACGCCTCGCTGAAGGAGGTCTACGAGACCGCGCTCGAGACCTATTACGGCCTCGCCGCCGGCACCCTGAACATCTCTCCCGGCTTCGGCACCGCCGACATTTCGATGCTCAACATCATCGGCATCCAGGCGTCGGCGATCGGCAATCACGAGTTCGACGCCGGCACCAATCCGTTCGCGGCGATCATCCGCCAGACCGGCAGCTTCCCCGGCGCGCAGTTCCCCTATCTGTCGGCGAACCTGGACTTCTCGGGCGACTCGAACCTCTCCGGTCTCTACACCAGCACGATCCAGGACGCCGCCAACTACACCGGCTTCCCGCCGGCCGCAGGCATCGGCAAGAAGATCGCGCCGGCCACCATCATCGAGGAAGGCGGCGAAAGGATCGGCGTGGTCGGTGCGACCACACAGATCGTCCAGAGCATCTCGTCGACCGGCGGCGTCGAAGTGATCGGCGACAATGTCGACGACATGGCGGCGCTGGCGGCGATCCTGCAGCCGACGATCGACGGATTGCTGGCGCAGGGCATCAACAAGATCATTCTGGTGAGCCACCTGCAGCAGCTCGCGCTGGAAAAGGCACTGGCGCCGCTGTTGCACGGCGTCGACGTCATCATCGCCGGCGGCTCGCACACGCTGCTGGCCGACGAGACCGACGTTCTCCGCGCCGGCGACGCCGCGGCGGACACCTATCCGATCGTCACCGCCAATGCCGACGGCAACACCACGCTGATCGTCAACACCTCCGGCGAGTACTCCTATGTCGGCCGGCTGGTAGTCGATTTCGATGCCCAGGGCAACGTGATCTACACCGCCAACTCCGCAGTCAACGGCGCCTATGCCAGCACCGAAGAAGTGGTGAGTTCGCTGTACGACGGCAGCACCACGGTCGACGTCGACAATGACGGCGACGTCGATGCCGACGACGCCGATCCGTTCGCGGAGGGCAGCCGCGGCGATCTGGTCAACGATATCGCTCAGGCGGTGGGCGGGGTCATCGACGCGCAGGACGGCAACATCTTCGGCAAGACTGACGTCTATCTCGAAGGTCGCCGTAGCGAGGTTCGCACCGAGGAAACCAATCTCGGCAACCTCTCCGCCGACGCCAACCTCTGGTACGCCCAGAAGGTCGATCCCGCCGTGCTGGTGTCGATCAAGAACGGCGGAGGCGTCCGCGACTCGATCGGCTACGTCTATGCGGTCGGCGGCGACGCGGTGGAGAACCCGCCGCTGGCGAACGCCAGTGTCGGCAAGGAGGCGGGCGACGTCTCGCAGCTCGACATCGCCAATTCGCTTCGCTTCAACAACGCGCTGTCGATGGTGACGGTGACCGCCGATCAACTGCTCAAGGTGCTTGAGCACGCGGTCGCGGCCACGACGGCGACCGCCACCCCCGGCCAGTTCGCTCAGGTCGGCGGCATCGCGTTCTCGTTCGACAAGGACTTCCCGGTCGGCGATCGCGTGCAGTCGGCGGCGCTGATAGATGAGAGCGGACGGCTGGTGCTGACGCTGGTGGAAAACGGCGAGCTCGCCGTCGATCCGAACATGGCGATCCGGGTCGTGACCCTCAGCTTCCTGCTCACCGGTGGCGACGGATATCCGTTCGCCAGCTTCATCGCGGCCAATCCTGCGTTCGCCAATGTGGTGAACCTGACCCCGGATCTGGTGCCCGACGCCGGACAGCGGGCGAACTTCGCCGCCGAGGGTACCGAGCAGGACGCCTTCGCCGAATACATGGCGGCGAAGTACTCCGAGACGGCCTATGGCGAGGCCGACACCGACCGTGCCCACGACACCCGCATTCAGAACCTGGACTACCGGACCGATACCGTGCTGCTCAGCATGCCGGTCGATCTGGCCGGCGACGAGGGCGACAACGAGCTCACCGGCTCGTCCGGTGATGATCGGCTGGCCGGCCTCGGCGGAGACGACGTGCTGATCGGGCTCGGCGGCGATGACAATCTCGACGGCGGCGAGGGCGACGACACCCTGGACGGCGGTGAGGGCGACGACGTCCTGGCGGGCGGCGCCGGCGATGATACGCTCGACGGCGGAGCCGGCGACGATCGTCTGGCGGGCGACGAGGGTGACGACACCCTGCTCGGCGGCGATGGTGACGACGTCCTGATCGGTGGCGACGGTTACGACACGCTGCAGGGCGGTGCCGGCAACGACGAACTCGTGGCCGGAGAAGGCGACAGCGCGGACGGCGGTGACGGTGACGACCTGATCGTCGTCTCGACCGACGATGGCATTCCGACGTCGATCGACGGCGGCGACGGCAACGACACCGTCAAGCTGATCGGCAGTGGCACCGGTTCGCTCGCCGCGACGCTCGACGTCGAGAATCTGCGGGTGGCCGAAGGCAACTGGTCGGTGGCGGGATCGGAGGCTTACGATCGCGTCTCCGTCCAGCAAGGCGCGACGTTGAACTCCAGCATCGTGGTGGATCACAATGACCGCATCGTGATCGAGGCGGGCGGAAAGCTCGGCGTATCCGGAAACGCCCTCGTCTGGCAGGGCGGCGGCGATGCGATCGTCGACAATGCCGGCGAGATCGACGGTTCGACCCGGGCGCTCACCACCGCCGCGGGGGCGACCGGCTCGCTGACGCTCAACAACGCCGCAGGCGGCGCGGTCCGCGGCACGGTGACCCCGCAGCAGGCCGGGCAGGCCGACGCGACCATCACCATCAACAACGCCGGCCTGATCGAAGCCGCCGGCCGCGTGCTCGACTTCCGCAGCTTCGACACCAACGGCGCCTCGGCGGTGATCAACAACCTGGCCGGCGGCATCATCCGCCAGCACGGCACCAACACCGACGTGATCCGCCCCGGCAATGACGGCGTCGTCAACAACTGGGGCACGATCACGACCGACGCGAGCTTCGTCGGCGGCGGTGATCTGATCGACTTCCAGAGCGACACCGGCGGCAAGGTCACCAACTATGCCGGCGGTTTGCTGGAAGGCGCGCGCCATACCGTGACCGGCGACAATGCCGTTACCGTGGTCAACCACGGCACCATGATCGGCCGCAACGGCTCGGCGGTGAATCTCGATACCGACGGGTCGCTCGCCCAGAAGGCGTTCATTACCAACTACGGCGTGATGGAAGGCCGATCGGCAGAGTTGTCCGACAGCGACGGCGACGCCATCGACGTCGATGGTCTGGTGCAGGTGCTGAACTACGGCAAGATCTCGGGCCTCGGCGCCGAAGGCTATCACGACGGTGAACCGAACGTCTCCGAGGCGATCGCAATCGGCGGCGGCGACATCGTCAACAATGCGACCGGCGAGATCTACGGCTACGGCCGTGCGATCCAGGTCGACAACTCCAGCAACAGCAATGCTCTGGGGGCGACGATCATCGTCAACGACGGTCTGATCAAGGGCGACGGCCGAGGGCCTGAAGGGGTCTCGGCAGCTGACGCTGCCCGGTTCGACCTCCGCGGCAACGAGGCGATCAACCTCGTCGGCGATTATGAGGACTTCGTCGGCAACAACGCGTCGGGCCGGATCGTCGGCGGCATCTCGATGGGCGGCGGCCGCGACACTCTGAACAACTCAGGGTCAATCGTCGCGACTGGCGGTTCGGCGATCGACATGGGGGCCGGGAATGACCAGGTCAACCTCTATGTCGGCGCCGCGGTGATCGGCACAATCCTGCTCGGCGCCGGTGACGACGTCGCGCTCTCGACCGCCGCAGGCGGCTTCGTGATCGATGGTGGGGCCGGCAGCGATACCATCGCCATGGACTACACCTATGGCGGCGACGACGTGCTTGTCGGCGGTGACGGTGATGATTACATCTACGCCGGCGCCGGCAACGATCAGCTCGATGGCGGGGCCGACAACGACACCTTGTTCGGCAACGATGGCGACGATCTGATCAGGGGCGGTGCCGGTGACGACACCATCGATGGCGGCGCCGGCGCGGACACCGCGACCTACGCCGGCAACTTCGCCGGATACGCGACGTCGTTGAACACCGACGGCTCGCTCATCGTCACCGATCAGGCCGGCACCGACGGCGCCGACAAGCTGAGCAATATCGAGCAACTCGTGTTCACCGACGGCGCTTGGACACTGCGCACGGGTACCGACGGCAATGATACGATCGCCGGCGGCACGGGCAACGATCTGGTGTTCGGCGGCGCCGGCAACGACACGTTCATCGGCGGCTATGGTCTCGACCGCTACGATGGCGGCGCCGGTGACGACACCATCGACTACAGCCTGATCGACTTCAGGCTGACGGTCGATCTCGGCGCCGGACGGGCTTACTATCCCGACTACCTGCCGGGTGCGGACCATCTGTTCAGCGTCGAGAATGCCATTGGCACGGCGTTTGGCGATACTCTGATCGGCACGGACGGGGCCAATGTGCTGAACGGTGGCCTCGGGGACGATCTGCTGTTCGGCGGTGCCGGCAACGACACCCTGATCGGCGGCGGCGGCGACGACGTGCTGCGCGGTGGCTCCGGCGACGACAGCATCGACGGCGGCGCCGGCTTCGATACGCTCGACCTGTCCGACGCCACCGGGGCCGTGACCATCAGCTTCACGGCCGGTACCGCGACCGGTGCAGGCATCGGTACCGACCACTTCACCGGCATCGAGAGCTTCGTCCTCGGCGAGGGGGCGGATCGTGTCACCGGTGGCAACGGCGCCGATGTGATCAACGGCGGCGGCGGCAACGACGTCATCGCCGGCGGCGCCGGCAACGACAAGCTGTTCGGTGGTGCCGGTGACGACAGCCTCGACGGCGGCTCGGGCGACGATGTCGTCGACGGCGGCATCGGCAACGACACGCTGAAGGGCGGCTCTGGCGTCGATATCATCTCCGGCGGCGATGGCAACGACGATATCGATGGCGGTTCGGAGAACGATATCCTGAACGGTGGTGCCGGCAACGACATCATCAAGGGTGGCTCCGGCGCCGACATCATCACCGGCGGTGCCGGCAACGACATCCTGACCGGCGGCTCGGGGGCGGACGTGTTCGTGTTCGCGGCCGGCTTCGGCAAGGACATCGTCACCGACTTTGCTACCAAGGGCAGCTCGGCCGACGTGCTGCAGTTCTCCAGCAACATGTTTGCGAACTTCACCGACGTGATGTCGCACACCACGCAGGTCGGCAACGACGTCGTCGTGACGCTCGATGCCGACAACAGCCTGACGCTGACCAATACGCAGATCGGCTCCCTCGCCGCAGACGATTTCCGCTTCGTCTGA
- a CDS encoding DeoR/GlpR family DNA-binding transcription regulator gives MTGSSRQSAIAEMLRSRDFISVDELAARFSVATQTIRRDLVALCDQGLARRRHGGIESVARSGNLTFKDRRVLNREAKQSIAAAVARYVNDGDSLSLGIGTTSQFVAEALLSHRRLKIVTNNLPLALMIGQNSDFTLAIAGGTVRGGDLDVCGPSVDSFFAAYKVDIAILGVGGIDADGSLLDFSEEEVRLREAMLRNCRRSYLVLDSSKFMRPAHVHGGRIDQVNAVFCEADPPPEIRRILDQSGVQFVRSSLTD, from the coding sequence GTGACCGGATCTTCGCGCCAGTCGGCGATCGCCGAGATGTTGCGCAGCCGGGATTTCATCTCCGTCGACGAGTTGGCGGCGCGCTTCTCCGTCGCCACCCAGACGATCCGCCGCGATCTCGTCGCGCTGTGCGATCAGGGTCTGGCGCGTCGGCGGCACGGCGGCATCGAAAGCGTGGCGAGAAGTGGAAACCTGACATTCAAGGATCGCCGCGTGCTGAACCGCGAAGCCAAGCAGAGCATTGCTGCCGCGGTGGCCCGCTATGTGAACGACGGCGATTCCCTGTCGCTCGGGATCGGCACTACGTCGCAGTTCGTGGCCGAGGCGCTGCTTTCGCATCGCCGTCTGAAGATCGTCACCAACAATCTGCCGCTCGCGCTGATGATCGGGCAGAACTCGGATTTCACGCTGGCGATCGCCGGCGGCACGGTGCGTGGCGGCGACCTCGATGTTTGCGGCCCCTCGGTCGACAGCTTCTTTGCCGCCTACAAGGTCGATATCGCGATCCTCGGCGTCGGCGGCATCGACGCGGACGGCTCACTGCTCGATTTTTCGGAGGAGGAAGTTCGTCTGCGCGAGGCGATGCTGCGCAACTGCCGACGTTCCTATCTCGTGCTGGATTCTTCGAAGTTCATGCGTCCCGCCCACGTTCACGGCGGCCGCATCGACCAGGTCAACGCCGTCTTCTGCGAAGCGGATCCGCCCCCCGAAATCCGGCGCATCCTGGATCAATCCGGCGTTCAGTTCGTCAGGAGTTCGTTGACGGACTGA